In a genomic window of Methanoregula sp. UBA64:
- a CDS encoding nitrogenase component 1, whose translation MPECGTPLWPCAMTGAAACLAGFEGIHVVIHGSSGCYYYPSTLIGAPLYGTFILENEVVFGSGDRLKEVIGDLSGKGGRIAVITTCVPSVMGEDISAILPENDIILVDSPGFAGELETGYRAALAALSPKVDPKRKGVNIDGVSLSDPFHKGNIAEVTRLLRMAGIPVGTVFCRDWAEMAAHAAPFTIGTNADFASGVGNSLGGTLGIPALRATFEQLERELPEADASRVFEELDLAEGRVIGVCDRFLRRHTPPSVAIFAGAAYADYAAETLKAYLDAEIRFVGTRNEPPAGKKTGYRREKANDLGVVAERIREAAPDLVIGSAFEQPVCPGAAFVGLIPPLQDRVRLTYPPLAGTEGTLRFVEEILNTCMDRVKRRSVPER comes from the coding sequence ATGGCCGTGCGCCATGACCGGGGCTGCGGCATGCCTTGCCGGTTTCGAAGGGATCCATGTGGTTATCCACGGGTCGAGCGGCTGCTACTATTACCCCTCGACCCTGATCGGCGCCCCGCTCTACGGGACGTTTATCCTTGAAAACGAAGTTGTGTTCGGATCTGGCGACCGCTTAAAAGAGGTGATCGGCGACCTGTCAGGCAAAGGCGGCAGGATTGCCGTGATCACGACCTGTGTCCCGTCAGTCATGGGCGAGGACATCTCCGCGATCCTGCCGGAGAACGATATCATCCTTGTCGACAGCCCCGGTTTTGCCGGTGAACTCGAGACAGGATACCGGGCGGCACTGGCGGCACTCAGTCCTAAAGTCGACCCGAAGCGCAAAGGGGTCAACATCGACGGGGTCTCCCTCTCCGATCCGTTCCACAAGGGAAACATTGCAGAGGTCACGCGCCTGCTGCGCATGGCCGGCATCCCGGTCGGCACGGTCTTCTGCCGGGACTGGGCGGAGATGGCGGCACACGCGGCCCCGTTCACTATCGGGACAAACGCGGACTTTGCTTCCGGCGTAGGAAACTCACTTGGCGGAACCCTCGGGATACCCGCGCTCCGCGCCACGTTCGAACAACTGGAGCGCGAACTCCCCGAAGCCGACGCTTCACGGGTCTTTGAAGAGCTCGATCTTGCGGAAGGGCGGGTCATCGGGGTATGCGACCGGTTCCTCCGGCGCCATACCCCGCCTTCCGTTGCGATCTTTGCCGGGGCAGCCTATGCGGATTATGCCGCAGAAACGCTCAAAGCCTACCTCGATGCCGAGATCCGTTTTGTGGGGACAAGGAACGAACCCCCGGCCGGCAAAAAAACAGGGTACCGCAGGGAAAAGGCAAACGATCTCGGCGTGGTTGCAGAACGGATCCGGGAGGCTGCCCCGGATCTCGTGATCGGCTCCGCGTTCGAGCAACCGGTCTGCCCCGGTGCGGCATTCGTCGGGCTCATCCCCCCGCTCCAGGACCGTGTCCGTCTCACGTATCCCCCGCTTGCAGGTACCGAAGGTACGCTCCGGTTCGTGGAGGAGATACTCAATACCTGCATGGACCGTGTTAAACGCCGGAGTGTCCCGGAACGCTGA
- a CDS encoding PAS domain-containing protein: MSKPDDALYKELLDHQQDLLVKFSPEGRLLFVNRAYCEAMGKTAEDLVGSVFMPTDDERYADALATKMTSLFRPPHTCIVEQWISSRKGPRCISWSARSVVDKDGNVASIVASGRDVTELKKARRTTTHRDEHLMLLIESGTPMYYTHSPEHNLLYVSPRIRAMLGYTPGTGKRAWTDFLTDHPFNAQGLERTLRAIASGRREPPYRLEMAKKDGGRIWVEVDEIPVIKNGKTIAIAGSLVDVTAKMKVEEGLAEAEILIKEYKGHNGTADENGPLAALKSIFAPKKAKSDEELPSEFPDGLK, from the coding sequence ATGAGCAAACCAGACGATGCCCTCTATAAGGAACTCCTCGATCACCAGCAGGACCTGCTGGTCAAGTTCAGCCCCGAGGGGCGTCTTTTGTTTGTAAACAGGGCCTACTGCGAGGCAATGGGGAAGACCGCCGAGGATCTTGTCGGAAGCGTGTTTATGCCGACGGATGACGAGCGTTACGCAGACGCCCTTGCAACAAAGATGACAAGCCTCTTTCGCCCGCCGCATACCTGCATCGTGGAGCAGTGGATCAGTTCCCGGAAAGGGCCCCGGTGCATCAGCTGGTCGGCACGGTCGGTTGTTGACAAAGACGGGAATGTCGCATCCATCGTTGCCTCAGGCCGCGATGTGACAGAATTAAAAAAAGCGCGCCGGACCACAACGCACCGCGACGAACACCTCATGCTCCTTATCGAGAGCGGTACCCCGATGTATTACACGCACAGCCCCGAACACAACCTGCTGTACGTGAGCCCCCGAATCCGGGCCATGCTCGGCTATACCCCGGGGACCGGCAAACGGGCATGGACTGATTTTCTCACCGACCACCCCTTTAATGCACAAGGGCTCGAGCGAACCCTCAGGGCGATCGCTTCCGGCCGGCGCGAACCGCCGTACCGGCTCGAGATGGCAAAAAAGGATGGCGGCCGGATCTGGGTGGAAGTCGACGAGATCCCGGTGATAAAGAACGGGAAAACCATTGCAATTGCGGGCTCCCTGGTCGATGTGACCGCGAAGATGAAGGTGGAAGAGGGACTTGCTGAAGCCGAGATCCTCATCAAGGAGTATAAAGGACACAATGGCACAGCCGATGAAAACGGTCCGCTGGCTGCGCTGAAATCCATCTTTGCCCCCAAAAAAGCCAAAAGCGACGAAGAACTCCCTTCGGAGTTCCCCGATGGCTTAAAGTAA
- a CDS encoding 3-isopropylmalate dehydratase small subunit yields MAAKKAAAVKGKGAKQAKTPVATGGRAWKFGDNIDTDAIIPGRFLVLNTPEELSRHAFEGTRDEFAKKVKAGDVVVGGKNFGCGSSREHAPLALIGSGIHVVLAQSFARIFFRNSINTGVLPVVCPKANTIADGANVTLHLKEGYVEAGGKKLAIEPVPPFMQKIADAGGLVEYAKGLKEVPGCTKSQQ; encoded by the coding sequence ATGGCAGCAAAGAAAGCAGCAGCGGTAAAGGGTAAGGGTGCAAAACAGGCAAAAACTCCCGTGGCAACCGGAGGAAGGGCCTGGAAGTTCGGCGATAATATCGACACCGATGCGATCATCCCGGGACGGTTCCTGGTGCTCAACACCCCGGAAGAACTCTCCAGACACGCCTTTGAGGGGACCCGGGACGAGTTTGCAAAGAAGGTAAAGGCCGGCGACGTGGTGGTCGGCGGGAAGAACTTCGGGTGCGGTTCGTCGCGGGAACATGCCCCGCTCGCCCTTATCGGGAGCGGAATACACGTGGTGCTGGCGCAGTCGTTTGCCCGGATCTTCTTCAGGAACTCCATCAACACCGGGGTCCTTCCGGTGGTCTGCCCGAAAGCCAATACCATCGCCGACGGTGCGAACGTCACCCTTCACCTGAAGGAGGGATACGTGGAGGCCGGAGGAAAGAAACTGGCCATTGAGCCGGTGCCTCCCTTTATGCAGAAGATTGCCGATGCCGGGGGACTTGTCGAATACGCGAAAGGGTTAAAGGAGGTGCCGGGATGTACAAAGTCGCAGCAATAG
- a CDS encoding isocitrate/isopropylmalate dehydrogenase family protein, which produces MYKVAAIGGDGIGPEIVAEGKKVLEAAGERYNFDIEWTDFDIGADRYLRTKELLTENDLAELKKFKAIYFGAIGDPRVAPGILEKGILLALRFSFDQYVNLRPIRLLEGVETPLANKTSKDIDFVVVRENTEDFYVGIGSRFKKHQKTELSVVRDLYNVKFGLDIETDAEELAYQIGVVTKEGSRRVQTYAFDLAMQRRKKLTSVDKANVLSDVYGLWRDVFNETAKKYPKVATDFNFVDAVTMWFVKNPEWFDVVVTPNMFGDIITDLGAMIQGGLGLAPGGNINPKGTSMFEPIHGSAPKYKGMDVADPIATIWAGSLLLDHLGEHKAAEAVVLAIEKSIRDGVVTKDLGGTAGTSKAGSYIAECVKKGK; this is translated from the coding sequence ATGTACAAAGTCGCAGCAATAGGCGGGGACGGGATCGGCCCGGAGATCGTGGCCGAAGGAAAGAAAGTACTCGAAGCAGCAGGGGAACGGTATAACTTCGATATCGAATGGACGGATTTCGATATCGGGGCGGACCGTTACTTAAGGACAAAGGAGCTTTTAACCGAAAACGACCTTGCAGAGCTTAAGAAATTCAAGGCCATTTACTTCGGTGCCATCGGGGACCCCCGGGTAGCCCCGGGCATCCTTGAGAAAGGGATCCTCCTTGCCCTCCGGTTCTCGTTCGACCAGTACGTGAACCTCCGGCCTATCCGGCTCCTCGAAGGGGTCGAGACGCCGCTTGCAAACAAGACCTCAAAGGACATCGATTTTGTCGTGGTGCGGGAGAATACCGAGGACTTCTATGTGGGTATCGGCTCCCGGTTCAAAAAGCACCAGAAGACCGAACTCTCTGTTGTCCGCGACCTCTACAACGTGAAGTTCGGGCTCGATATCGAGACCGATGCCGAGGAACTTGCGTACCAGATCGGCGTCGTGACAAAGGAAGGATCGCGCCGGGTCCAGACTTATGCCTTTGACCTTGCCATGCAGCGCCGCAAAAAGCTTACCTCGGTCGACAAGGCAAACGTACTCTCCGATGTGTACGGGCTCTGGCGGGACGTCTTCAACGAGACCGCAAAGAAGTACCCCAAGGTTGCCACCGACTTCAACTTCGTCGATGCAGTCACGATGTGGTTTGTCAAGAACCCGGAGTGGTTCGATGTGGTTGTCACGCCCAACATGTTCGGCGACATCATCACCGATCTCGGGGCCATGATCCAGGGTGGCCTCGGGCTTGCCCCGGGCGGGAATATCAACCCGAAGGGAACCTCGATGTTCGAGCCGATCCACGGGTCGGCGCCGAAGTATAAAGGGATGGACGTTGCAGACCCGATCGCAACCATCTGGGCCGGCTCGCTCCTCCTTGACCACCTTGGCGAGCACAAGGCAGCAGAGGCGGTTGTCCTTGCCATTGAAAAGAGTATCAGGGACGGCGTTGTCACCAAAGACCTCGGCGGGACTGCGGGGACGTCAAAAGCCGGGTCCTATATCGCAGAGTGCGTGAAGAAAGGGAAATAA